Part of the Citrus sinensis cultivar Valencia sweet orange chromosome 2, DVS_A1.0, whole genome shotgun sequence genome, AAAGGTGTattttaatggaaataatttatagttttttaattcttaagcACTTCTCGGGCTTTCGGGCCGGGCTTGTACTATTTAGGTGAAGTCCAGGCCCAGCCCCAATATGTATAAATTGGCCGGGAATACTGGGCCTCAGGTTAGGCGGGCTTTCTCTGCCATCCTAAGGTTTGATGAGTTTGATAAGTTACCTCCTGATGTTCTTGGGCTTTGTTCTTTTGGTTCACATTACCCATTTCAATGGGTTTCAGTTTTTTGCATTGCTCAATCTATTGCTCGGCTTGTCTGTTCCCTGATACACGATCATGGCTTTTTTGCTTCTTATTTTTCAGGGTGATGAAGTGCCCCCTCCTTTTATGTCCTTTGAAGCAACTGGCTTTCCTCCTGAACTTCTTAGAGAGGTATGAGCTTCTGCTATTCTTCTGTTCTTTTATCTTTACGCAATCCTGGATACCAGTGGCATGGGATTTTTGTAAGTAAGCTAAACATGAAAACTGAGAGTTTCTTGtgctaaattttgtaattgctGGAGGTCCAAAGTTGAGCTTCAGACTCATGTTGATTCTTTTGCCATCTGTACTTTTGTCGCAGGTGCGATATTTGCTCCTCGGAGGAGCTAATGTCGTACGCTGTGCTGCCCTCTATGGGGGGCCTTGCATATAATTTGGAGCGCCCTTATATGGTGGACCAATTAATGGAAGGGCTTTCCGAATCACCCAAGTTCATGGCTAGGACTGCTGTTGGTGATGATTTAGTCTGCCACTCGGTCCAAACGGAAGAAGAGGTCTCCTCCTGCTCCAGCTTGCATCAGCAAGCATTGGTCGGCTGCTTATGGAGGATGATGCTTCTTCTGGCATTAACCATTTCACTATTAATACAAAAAGAAACCAATCAAAACTGTTGAGGCCAGTGCCTCTGCTCACAGTGGTTATTGGATTTGTGCTTTTTCCAGGTACACAATGCTGGATTCTCTTCCCCAACTCCAATTCAGGCACAGTCATGGCCGATTGCTTTGCAAAGTAGAGATATAGTGGCCATTGCAAAGACTGGATCTGGGAAAACATTGGGATATCTACTTCCGGGCTTTATTCATCTTAAGCGCTGCCGTAATGACCCTCGATTGGGTCCAACGGTCTTGGTATTGTCACCGACAAGGGAGTTGGCAACTCAGATACAAGATGAAGCtgtgaaatttgggaagtcgTCAAGAATATCTTGCACCGTATGTTGCTTTTAATATGAATGCATATCTATATGTAGACGTGCTAGTAAATGTGTGCGTGTCCAGGAAGTGGATCTTCTTTTGTTATTTGCATTTTCCGCTCTGACCCTGGTAGTTTCTCTTTATATCTCTTCTGATGCATATCCAAACCTGGTACAGAGGGATATGCAGTTTTGTAGATGTTAAAAGTTTGTAAtcttggttttcaaaagcTCTGCCTCAGTtagtttgtaattaaaatatgcaaTATCAATGTTTTTCTGGGGATGGACAGTTTCTCggtcaattttttattcacaatATGTTGTCTTCTGGAAGTAATGCTTTTTACATGCATTTTAGGTTCTTTTAGTTCTCATGACTTATGTtgagttttttaatttctgtGTTATGGGgcttttttgataaaattagtgatatttttatatggaGCTTGGTCGTTTTGCTGATGCTAGTGATTCCTTTTTCGTTAAGTGTTTATATGGAGGAGCACCAAAGGGTCCTCAGTTGAAAGATATTGACAGAGGAGTGGATATTGTGGTTGCAACTCCTGGCCGATTAAATGATATTCTTGAGATGAGGAGAATCAGCCTTAATCAAGTTTCTTACCTTGTACTGGATGAGGCTGATCGCATGTTAGACATGGGTTTTGAACCTCAAATACGAAAGATTGTGAAGGAGGTACCGGCTCGTCGCCAGACCCTCATGTACACGGCAACATGGCCTAGGGAGGTTCGGAAAATTGCTGCAGATCTGTTGGTGAATCCTGTTCAAGTTAACATTGGCAATGTTGATGAACTTGCAGCAAACAAGGCCATCACACAGGTTTTAACTTTATTCGTGTCTAAGTTCAAACTGGCTGTGGACatagttatatttataaaactcTTTAGATGCTTGAAATGTCCTTCTTCCCTTGTTAATTTTGGGGctttccattttttcttttggggggTGGTGTGAAGGATATTTCTGGGTTTGGCAATTGTTGTTATAAATGTTTGTTGATTTATGTATCTTTGCTTTTTGTAGCATATTGAAGTATTGGCGCCCATGGAAAAACACAGAAGATTGGAGCAGATATTGCGTTCTCAGGAACCGGGatcaaaaataattgttttttgttcAACAAAAAAGATGTGTGATCAACTTGCGCGCAATCTGACTCGTCCGTTTGGGGCTGCCGCCATTCATGGAGACAAATCTCAAAGTGAAAGGGATTATGTGCTGAATCAATTTCGCGCGGGGAGGTCTCCAGTGCTTGTGGCTACTGATGTTGCTGCTCGAGGATTGGATATTAAAGACATCAGGTTGGGGGCTGTACTTACTatagttttatatatttatcagTGCTACCAACCCCACTGTTGTAGAAGTGAATTAATTTCATGTaatgatatatatacatgcaATCTGCATGATGGGAGTAAATGATATACTTTTtagcaaattaattatatgtcCATGTTTGAGTAAAAGATGGAATTTCTAATTGTTTCCTCAAAATCTTTTGGATAACATATCATAGAAggaaaaaatatcatatttgaGGTGTCTGAAGACAgaatgaattttcattttgctgaAGTATAATTCTGGCAGATACGATATTTGATACCATTAAGTGTCTGGTATGCAACCCTATATGATTGTTTATGCAATCTCAATTGCTTAAATGTCCCATTTTGTTCATCTGGCTACTTCTGGATTATCGATTTACTCTTTTAACTTGTGTGACAGAGTGGTTGTCAACTATGACTTCCCCACTGGAGTGGAGGACTATGTCCACAGAATTGGGAGAACTGGCAGGGCTGGAGCCACAGGAGTGGCTTATACATTTTTTGGTGATCAGGATTCCAGGTATGCTTCAGATCTTATCAAACTTTTGGAAGGTGCAAAGCAGCAAGTTCCCCGTGAACTTCGTGATATGGCCTCACGTGGTGGAGGGATGGGAAGGCCTAGACGCTGGGCTCCTACTTCTAGTGGCCGTGATGGGGGCCGTGGTGGACGTAACGATTCGGGTTATGGTGGAAGGGGTGGACGGGGATTTTCTGGCTCATCTAATAGAGGTGACCATGATTCACGTGACAGGTACGAAGGCAATATCTAGTGATGTATGTTTTGTATATTTTCTTGCTGGTGTCTGGATTTCTTGAGAAAAGCATAAGATTCCCATACACAGCTGTAGGGGATTTGAATTTCGAAGAtgttttgttgtattttacGCTTGCAATCGTCagtgaaatttaaatttatttctcgAGTACTTCTCATAATCTTAATTTGGGAATATGGAGCAAATACATGTCTTGGAATGACAAAAGATTCACTTGAGCCAAAGCTTAGGAAGAATTACTTCACCCTtccatttttatttggatACTTAAATATGCGTTCTGATTTTATCTTCTACTTCTCTGTCAGTGTTAATATCATAGCTGCCATGGTTTTTTAAAAGTTCGTGTGGGAAAAGGCATAAATAAAGTGTCTGGGGTTGACATATATTAGGAGTGTTGTGGTACCTTGTTGTGTTATGGCCTTTGTATGTGAaaatgtattatatttttattccattttaAACTTGCATCATTGTATGTTACAAGTCatccttttgttttctattgaCAGGGCTCGTTATAATGATGGTCATAGGGGTCGTAGTAGCAGTCGAAGCCCTGACAGAGCACCATCTGGACGTGGACGCTCCCCTGTGCGCAGCTTCCACCAGGCAATGATGGAGAGGGGTCGGTCATCTCCGCCACCCCAACACAAGAGTCCTTTTCGCGAGAGGTCGCGATCCCCTCTTGGTGGGAGGAGAAATTTTGGGAATTCATTTGAAGATCAACTGGGATTGAGAAGATCAAGTGGTGGACGCGATGATGGATATGGGGACGAAGAGGAGGAAGGCATGATTCGTCCTGAATGATTATGAAGGAATAGTGTCAATCAGTAGATGAGAACCCCCATGGTTCTTAATTTACGCCATAAGGGGGTTTTTCTTGAAGTTGTGACATATTTTCTGTTTATTTTTGGCGTTTTGGTATTTTTTGGAGCTGGAGTAGGGGGCATTCCAGGAGGAATGAGTGCAAAAGAATGGCAGATGACTTTTGGAGGATTTTTCCCATGCTAGAAACTTGGTTGGGATGTTCTTCAAGTTCCCGACATTTATTGatagttttttatattttctgttCTTGGTAGATGAAGAATACAGGCAATTTGGATGTGTAGTAATATAATCCAGATAGAGGAACGAGTATTTCTGATATTTTGGCGCTGTAATGTGGCAACTTGCTTGGTTATAGTTATCACACTAATATAGTAGAATGGTCTAATTCATTGTTGTATGAAACATTTTTATGTGGAGTTGATGACGAAATGGCGTTTAAGATGCTGAAAATCATCTATTTTAATCTTCTTACGTTATATCTATGTTGAACATCAAGAAGCTGGGGTTGATCttgtttgcttatttatttaacctTCTACTCCTATAATTTTTACTCCATCAGATTCGTATGGTTAAATTAGTTACAGCTTTCCTTGTTTGTAGACAAAGCTAATTCGGAATTGTCTTTAGTTTCATGGTTTAACTTGTATCCATTTACTTCATATTGGCCTCGAGTTCACTCATGGAAATATAACCATCCCCAAATCTCTCACGTCAATCGCATGATCCTCTTATCCTTTCCCATTCTTATTTACTCAAGGTGCGCGGGGAAgcggaaataaagaaaactcaATTTGTACTCCTCTAAGTTGTGGGCTATAATGctcaatttgaaaaacaaataaaggaaaaacacACATACTCACAAATGTAATAACATGGAGATtggttttccatttttataagccataacatatttatgatttttattgtattttcttGCAATTATGCCTTCATTAATTCGAATTGTATATTATGCTATAATACTCTTGATGCATCTTGGAATTAAGCATTCCTTCATGCTGACCTTATTAGTATTGTGGCTTTTGTGAGACATGGGCCCTCCGTCCAAATGTGAACGAATGAAACTATCGAATCAAGTAATACACAAGTTTCCACGACGCGGCATGACTTAAGCTCATAACTCTTTTGTAACATGGCTGATGAACGAGGTGTCATAGATAGCGCCATAAGGCCATGGCGTCGCGAAGCGGCAATCTCCTAGCTAGTAAAGTAGCAATAATCACGGTGATTAACTGATGCTAATTAGCTAATTTGATTGAAAGTCGTGAAGTATGGGGCACGAACGATCGACCAACGCAATGCATACGTCTTGGATGCATTAGGGACACCAAATGTGATCCATATATATGCTAGCCAGTACTATATATAGAGCAACAATGTGTGCCTCGAGTATTCGCAAATTACTAACAAATTAGTAATATACCAAAAaagggagggaaaaaaaaacagcaaccatggttttaaaatttgagaaaagcTTTATCATTCCCATGTTTGTGATCATCAGTTTGGTGATCACTTGTGCATCACAAGTGGTGTCCGGCCGGTCGATGCATGAACCGTCCATCGTTGCGAAACACGAACAGTGGATGGCTCAGCATGGACGCACTTACAAGGACGAGCTAGAGAAGGCAATGCGTCTTAAGATATTCAAGCAAAACCTTGAATACATTGAGAAAGCCAACAAGGAGGGGAATCGGACGTACAAGTTGGGCACCAATGAATTTTCAGACTTAACTAACGAGGAGTTTCGTGCTTCATATACAGGATACAACAGGCCAGTACCAAGCCTAAGCCGCCAGTCATCACGGCCATCCACCTTCAAGTACCAAAACGTGACTGATGTTCCGACTAGCATCGACTGGAGGAAGAAAGGAGCTGTCACTCATATAAAGAACCAAGGCAATTgtggtaattaattattatatatatattgatgaaGTGATGCTGCAGATTGTTTGTAGCTGTCACATCATGTACAACAAATTAACCtagaatattatataatattattattcgtCGTCTAACGTAACATGCAATATTATTTTGCAGGATCCTGTTGGGCATTTTCAGCTGTGGCGGCGGTGGAAGGGATCACTCAGATTACTGGTGGGAAACTGATTGAACTTTCGGAGCAGCAGTTGGTAGACTGCTCAACAGACAACAATGGATGCAGTGGGGGTCTTATGGATAAAGCCTTTGAGTATATTATAGAAAACAAGGGCCTTGCCACAGAAGCGGACTATCCGTACCAGCAAGAGCAAGGAACCTGTGACGAACAGAAAGAGaaagctgctgctgctacaATCGGTAAATATGAAGATTTACCGAAAGGTGATGAGCATGCCTTACTCCAGGCCGTAACCAAGCAGCCAGTATCAGTCTGTGTTGAAGCGAGCGGACAAGCCTTCCGTTTTTACGAAAGAGGTGTGCTTAACGCAGAATGCGGGAATAACTGTGATCATGGTGTCGCTGTTGTTGGGTTTGGAACtgctgaagaagaagatggagCCAATTACTGGTTAATTAAGAATTCGTGGGGGGAGACTTGGGGTGAGTCCGGCTACATAAGGATTCTCAGAGATGAAGGTCTCTGTGGCATTGCCACtgaggcttcctatccagttgcAATGTGActtctataattttattagccTCCTCTTCATAGCAGTATCAATGAGGTTGTGCTATCCTACATttggaaataatttaatcttgtTGGAGTCTTAAATAGTTTTGGAGTATTGATGATATCTTCATCAACTTCAAACCCGCTGATGTATTAGCTAGCCACTGAAAGCTGATATTTATCTATTGTGCggttaattttctatatttcttAATGTTTGTAATGGAATTAATGCCAGTATACTTGGtgtcttctataattaatgttaaatctcttgtttaaatataatctTGATCTTCGCCACAATTACTTTATTACAATTTaagcaataaattaattatattacttatttatcaaattcctattggtaaatttaaaggttttcttttaaacaaaagtatttttggagaaaattGAGCAAAATGCCGGCTCCAATTGTTAATTTGGAGAAATTAATTGGAACCCGCTCGTGTTTTAAAACACATTCACACTCCTCACGGCATGTATTGACCGTGAAGCTTAAGTACTGTTTTGAGAATATGAATgaagtaaaataacatatatgcATATCCTCGATGAGCAacaacttcattttcttctgaGCATTTATTCTTCTCATATGCATCACTCTCAATTTAGTGAATGTTATAATGATGGAAATGAGTTTCGCTACAAGatcaaaagagaaattttgtaGTATACAAATGGCtcaaattaagttaaatttcaTGGTAACCATAAAAGATTTTAGTTATTAGAACCAAAGAGAAAATTCATAGTTACGCATACCACTCGAATTAGGTTGATGTATATTTTGCAACTCAATCGATAAAAGCTTGTGACATTAGAGTAGATTTTTTACATCAGTTTTGATAATGTTTATACAAGTACcgttaataaatatttcttctctttGCGGAGgttcacttaaaaaaaatgagaggtTTTATATTACTATATGTTTATGCCATTGtcaatgtttattttattttattatttgtgacTGTAAATATTACTATATGTTTATGCCATTGtcaatgtttattttattttattatttgtgacTGTAAATCTcacacacataaaattaacatgcaaattattttatttcattcataTTCCAAAGTTTTATGACCACTAAGGGTAAATTTTGTGAATCATATATCTATTAGAtaagaaattctagaatttctcctATTAGATTATGTGACACCGCTGATCCCACTATGAGACCTATTACTCTATCATTCAGGCATACAAACTGAACACACTCAAGTAGCATTATGagctcaaaaaaaaaaaatattatgtgtgtgtgtgtgtgtttgtgtagACACACATACAGACACATACTATTTTGTATCGTTTACGTAGATACGTatacatataaatatgttCTCTGTGTATGTGCATACTATTATGTGACACCGGCAATCTCACTATGGGACTCACTGCTATATTTTTTGACAGAATATGTAAATTGGGCATGCCAACTCAACGCGCCAAAGTGGTATGACTGGCATAAAAAATAGATTCTCTGTGTATATGCATACCTGTGCACACAAATACGTATATAAACATACATATGATTATGTATCATTGAAGGATATATATATCCATATAAATAGATTTTCGGCTAGAACAAGGGCTatgttagagagagagagaacccTATTTTTTAAGGTACTTCACGAATATCAaccaaatattaatatttcttaattatgctgtaaatttgagatttgaaattatatcTCTTGTACCActttaaacaaatttacaattaaaccAACTACCATCCATAATCCATTCTAAACTATAACCATGCATGATTCTTAAGAGAATGTTtactcattaaaatttttaatactaataactttttttccttcaaaatttcatatacTACTTTGAAGTCcatgattatttctttctgtctttttcccaaacttttcatttattgGCTTATTGCAATCTTTATCATTTAGTTGGTTATGGTTATCCTCTTTGAAGTCATTAGTTTTCTAAAATcggtataaaattattgataaaatagaAAGCAAATGAAAGCCATTTCCATCTAGCTAGGCGtgcaataagaaaaatgttaaCCTTATTATGTGGCTCCAATTGGAGTTGAGGAAAGTCCAAATGGTCTTCATTCAGGCATGAGACCTATTGCTCTATCATTCAGGCATACAAACTGAACACACTCAAGTAGTATTAtgggctaaaaaaaaaatttttttgtgtgtgtgtgtatagacacacatacatacacatactattatgtattgttgacgtagatatatatacatataaatatattctctGTGTATGTGCATACTATTATGTGACACCGGTAATCTCATTATGGGGCTCACTGCTATATTTTTTGACAGAATATGTAAATTGGGCATGCCAACTCAACACGCCAAAGTGGTATGACTGGCATAAAAAATAGATTCTCTGTGTATATGCATACCTATGCACACAAATACGTATATATACATACGTACTATTATGTATCATTGAAggatatacatacatacatatatatatatatatccttatAAATAGATTTTCCGCTTAAACAAGGGCTatgttagagagagagaaaaaaaaaacctatttTTTCAAAGTACTTTATGAATATAAACCAAATATTATTTGGCTTGAAgagagaatttgataaaaatttaaatagaggaattAAGAAATGttggtatatttataattttattaacaatatggACAAATTGgacaattaacaattatttttttatgtgctAGAAGGGTATAGTGGTaattgtatattaaaattactattttcgttaaaaataattgtttctgTTAGTGAATGGGGGTGTAAATGTCTTTTTGAAAAGGTTAGGGGATTTTTATTCCTTTGTCTAAAGATTGGAGGTGTATTAgtcattttccctttaatttaattaacttttagttAGAAATCAAAAAAGGGCCCCACCATTTTTGCATTTGCATGCAATACCCATCCAAGAAATtacctagttttccaataaatatattatgtattgttgatgcagatatatatacataaataactaatttgcatttgtataatttgttgattatacaagtttaaatgattgacatgtagagaattattattcttatggcattaataactaattttattcttgagtaatggattaaatttatttggctcgaagagagaatttgataaaaatttaaatagaggaattgagcaatgagggtatatttataattttattaaaaatatatggacaaattagataattaacaattatttttttctgtgctagaagggtataacggtaattatatattaaaattactatttccATTAAAAGTAACTGTTTCCGTTAGTGAATGAgagtgtaaatatttttttcgaAATATTAGGaggtttttgtttatttgtctAAAGGTTGGGGGTGTGTTAgtcattttccctttaatttaattaacttttagttAGAAATCAAAAAAGGGCCCACCATTTTGCATTTGCATGCAATACCCATCCAAGAAATTACATAGTTTTCcaataaacacacacacacacacacacacatatataaaagacaaaagatGGACAAGATTTTACCCctagaaagagaaaatttccATATTCCATTTTCACTTGTAGTTACAACCTTTACAGTCttctttatattataaattcaatttttttaaagaatttaaaattaatctaaagactgctataatattttcatcacATACTAAGCCTTTAGTACCcataacttatatttaaatttaaattttttgttattacatAGTAATTGAGtatataagtaataaaatcttgGTGGGTTATAACCGAATataataacatatataaattgcGGAAAtgaagagagtgagagagagagagagagatggcCTCAAATTTCACTGTTTCTGTATATATCTAtcagaagaaaatttaccTGATTTCcacatcttttgttttttggtaCAATAAGTAGCCTAAACAAGGCTAAGCAATCACTCGGCGAGGGATCGAGATCCCCAAGCCATCATACAAAAGCCAAGTAGAGACCtcgggaggggggggggggggacacAAATATGTGAACTCCCAGAGGAAGCTTGAGGGCATGAGAAGCCACAAAATCTGCCGCATTATTTGATTCTCTATAAACATGGTGCAGAGCTACTCGCCAATTACGATCCATCAGCCCCTTTGTACTACGAATCAGAGGATAACAAGCATTAACAGTGTTACAACCCTTGGCAACCATTTGAATTGCACACTCACTATCAGCTTCTATGAGAATGTTACGAATGCCAACCTCCCAAGCCAGCAACAGTCCCTGATAAATTCCCCATAACTCGGCCTTTGTCACCGAGCATACACCAATATTAATGCTGAATCCTGTCACCCACTCCCCGTTGCTATTTCGAATTAAACCGCCAGCCCCTGCAGTACCTGAGCTCCTTCGGGACCCATTggtattatttctattataattttttttaaagaaattacaatTAATCTAAAGAATgctataatattttcattacatACTAAGCCTTTAGCACCCATAacttctattaaaattttaatttttttgttatgttgagtatataagtaataaaatctcgGTGGGTTATaacctaatataaataatatatataaattgcggaaatgaaaagagagagggagagagagatggcctcaaatttcattgtttttgcatatatctatcaaaagaaaatctacTTTATTTCCACATCTTTAAGCATACATAAAGCTGGATTTAGTTGTAGTTCAATTAGAATTTACAAACCTTGTCCTCGgtcaagataaataaatactattagtgttatttttgaatttttaacgAATATATAGTAAGTCTTTAATGTCATGAGTGTGTAAAAACACATTAAAACgtaatattaattgtttttctaaacCTCACTAAAAATTCAATGAGGTTTGTTTATCctctattttctctttcagGGAGTCCAAGTTGCAAGACTGTAGTGATAATTTGGATTGATTCAAATTTATGACTATGACCATGAACGTAACTGTAAAATTTCCAGATTTAACAAAAGGTTTtagcaaaaaattaattagaatttaatagtgtcatttatttaaaacaactaaggaaaaaaacattaataatttaattacaaaaagtcGCTTTGGTTCAAAATTTTGGACACATGCTTCCTCCACAGTCTTGGCTTCGAACCAGCTTCCCAAGTTTCAAACCTCCTCGCCCTATCAAAAACGACTAAAATTGTGGTTGGAAACTTGGTCCTGAAGTTACTTAATCACCCTTTTAAtttacagtaaaaaaaaaattataagcagaaaatataaatttttagctTAAATTGGCATGATGAAAGAGCTCAAGCTCTCAAgaatccttaaaaaattaccaataataattaaatttcactAGGTTTTTTTCGAagaatttgtttgatttttcattactAATGTTATGTGACTGAACTGAAGTTGGgcaattttcattattacaTTGACTCTCAATTATGGTTAAGAAAATAGCATTtaccaataattaataaaacacgAGACCCTGAAATTTTGTTCACACACAAAGCATACAAACAATTGAAGAAGGGTGATAAAGTAATAACAACAAACGctaataaatcattaaaattaagacAACGTTGTTGTAGCCTTAATTCTCTTTGCTTTGTCCCACTAATAGTGCCCCTTCAGTCGTATCTGGACTGTATGATCTTCTTCAAAGCATCCGGTGCCCACCAAACGGTCCtgatttatataataactaggaaatagaaccgcgctttgcgcggctttgaaaaaagaatttagtattattccttttttcttattctacTTTTAACGATTTATTCTATTCGATTAAGAGGCaagacttcaaaaaaaaaacatgaaaaaaataaagcaaagcTAAAACCCAAAagtcttttttaattatttaaatttgcaTTTGTTAAATTAA contains:
- the LOC102608201 gene encoding DEAD-box ATP-dependent RNA helicase 46, with the protein product MAMAATATATSASVRYAPEDPTLPKPWKGLVDGRTGYLYFWNPETNVTQYERPAMMAPPKSSSVPVSSSVQVQQFSQGQQHGYSPENEDDRYGGRDTNAGSKLEAVTRGNQSARGGPVQSHNIPNGTASVGVGQGGSSTRGHGSSVGGISISSEAYRRRHEVTVSGDEVPPPFMSFEATGFPPELLREVHNAGFSSPTPIQAQSWPIALQSRDIVAIAKTGSGKTLGYLLPGFIHLKRCRNDPRLGPTVLVLSPTRELATQIQDEAVKFGKSSRISCTCLYGGAPKGPQLKDIDRGVDIVVATPGRLNDILEMRRISLNQVSYLVLDEADRMLDMGFEPQIRKIVKEVPARRQTLMYTATWPREVRKIAADLLVNPVQVNIGNVDELAANKAITQHIEVLAPMEKHRRLEQILRSQEPGSKIIVFCSTKKMCDQLARNLTRPFGAAAIHGDKSQSERDYVLNQFRAGRSPVLVATDVAARGLDIKDIRVVVNYDFPTGVEDYVHRIGRTGRAGATGVAYTFFGDQDSRYASDLIKLLEGAKQQVPRELRDMASRGGGMGRPRRWAPTSSGRDGGRGGRNDSGYGGRGGRGFSGSSNRGDHDSRDRARYNDGHRGRSSSRSPDRAPSGRGRSPVRSFHQAMMERGRSSPPPQHKSPFRERSRSPLGGRRNFGNSFEDQLGLRRSSGGRDDGYGDEEEEGMIRPE
- the LOC102631320 gene encoding zingipain-1-like, which translates into the protein MVLKFEKSFIIPMFVIISLVITCASQVVSGRSMHEPSIVAKHEQWMAQHGRTYKDELEKAMRLKIFKQNLEYIEKANKEGNRTYKLGTNEFSDLTNEEFRASYTGYNRPVPSLSRQSSRPSTFKYQNVTDVPTSIDWRKKGAVTHIKNQGNCGSCWAFSAVAAVEGITQITGGKLIELSEQQLVDCSTDNNGCSGGLMDKAFEYIIENKGLATEADYPYQQEQGTCDEQKEKAAAATIGKYEDLPKGDEHALLQAVTKQPVSVCVEASGQAFRFYERGVLNAECGNNCDHGVAVVGFGTAEEEDGANYWLIKNSWGETWGESGYIRILRDEGLCGIATEASYPVAM